TTCGATCATGGCGGCTCGCCGAAAAGGGGGGCTCGTGGTTCGCCTATCAGATCGAAGAGGTTCCCCCGGCAACGCCAGCGCAGCCTGCGAAACCCGCCGAGGGACAAGAGGCCGCTGAGAAGCCCCAAGGTCCCCAAAAGAAGAAGGACCATGCTCCCGGTACGCCTCTGCTTTTGCAGCAGATCGGTTCGGCAAAGGAGATCCGGGTACCGGATGTGGCTTCCTATACGTTCTCCGAAGACGGCTCTTTAGTGCTTTTTGCCGCATCTACCAAGGATGGCAAAGGCGACGGTGTGTTCTATCTCGATCTGGGCAAGGAGGCGACGTACCCAGTCGTCTCGGCGTTGGGACGATACTCGCAGTTGACCTATCATGACAAAACGCGCAGGCTGGCTTTCCTCAGCGATAAGGACGATTATGCGGCGGAGAAGCCCAAGCAGAGCCTTTTCGTGTATCGGCTGGGTGAAGTCAAGGAGCAAGCGATGGTGTCCGCATCGACTTCGGGCGTCCCCCAAGATTGGGAGATCGTGACTCGGGGCGCGCTGAGGTTCTCAGACTCCGGTGCGCGGGTGCAGTTTGCCACAGCGCCGCTCGCGCCCGAGGCCCCGAAGGACGACACCCCCGAAGAAGAGAAGGTGCAGGTCGACGTGTGGAATTGGCGCGACCCGCAGCTCCAGCCTCAACAACTGCTGCAAGCCAACGCCGAGCGAAATCGAAGCTATACCGCGGTGCTGCACCTTGGCTCCAACCGGGTCGTTCAGCTCTCTTCGCCCGACTTGCGAACCGTCAACGTCGGAGGGAAGGGCGACGCCAAGTTCGCCGTTGCCGCAGACGACCGGCCGTATCTTCAGCACATCTCCTGGGACCAGGGGTACTACGACATCTACATCGTCAACGTTGAGGACGGCTCGCGGAGGAAAGCGCTCGAACAGTGGGCCGTCGTGCCCTCGACCTCGCCCAGCGGCCGCTTTGCGATGGTGTATGACGAGGTGAAACGAACGTGGTCGAGCCTCGAACTCGCAACTGGAAAGATCACCGACCTGAGTTCGGCGATTCCCTATGCGATCCACGACGAAGAGGACGATCATCCTGCAAATCCCGGATCGTATGGACTGAGCGGGTGGACGGATGGCGACAAGCGCGTGCTCATCAACGACCGCTTCGACATCTGGGCTTGCGATCCGACGGGCGCGGCGAAGCCCACCTGCGTGACCGACGGCGTCGGACGGGCGTTTCGGATCAGCTTCCGGCCCGTCGTTATGGATCGCGAGCGCGACACCCTAGACCCCGCCGCTCCTCTGTTCTTGCTCGGCATGAACGAAGACACCAAGGCGACCGGTTTCTTCCGCGACCGAGTGGAAGGAGTCGGATCGCCCGAGCGGCTGCTTTATGAAGACGCAATCCTCACGTTTACGACGAAGGCGGAGCAATCCGACAGGATCGTCTACACGCGCCAAACCTTCACGGAGTACCCCGACCTCTGGCTGGCTACCACCCACTTTCAGGGCGGAAAGAAGGTCTCGGAGGCAAACCCGCAGCAGTCGGAGTACAACTGGGGCGCCTCGGAGCTTGTTCGATGGGTGTCGGGCGAGGGCGTGCCGCTCAGCGGCGTACTCGTCAAGCCGGAGAACTTCGATCCCGCCAAGAAGTACCCGATGATCGTGTACTTCTACGAGCGCCTCTCCGACCAACTTCATCGGCATCGAGTTCCAGCGCCCAGCGCTTCGACCATCAACCCAACCGTATATGCCAGCAACGGCTACTTGGTCTTCATGCCCGACATCCCTTATGAGATTGGATTCCCCGGAGAGAGTTCGGAGCAGGCGATCATTCCGGGGGTGCTCTCTTTGATCGATCGAGGGTTCGTCGATCG
The genomic region above belongs to Candidatus Nitrosymbiomonas proteolyticus and contains:
- a CDS encoding acylaminoacyl-peptidase — encoded protein: MMAASHARGRGRVVPVLLVLLSLFSGAYGQKKVLTHDLYDSWKSIRSPMLSKDGKWLAYQVAPQVGDGVLIVRATASGAEVKIERGTAANFSHDSKYLLCTVVPPKEEVDKARREKKPAKDQPKNSLAVLELGQSTPKVIERVRSWRLAEKGGSWFAYQIEEVPPATPAQPAKPAEGQEAAEKPQGPQKKKDHAPGTPLLLQQIGSAKEIRVPDVASYTFSEDGSLVLFAASTKDGKGDGVFYLDLGKEATYPVVSALGRYSQLTYHDKTRRLAFLSDKDDYAAEKPKQSLFVYRLGEVKEQAMVSASTSGVPQDWEIVTRGALRFSDSGARVQFATAPLAPEAPKDDTPEEEKVQVDVWNWRDPQLQPQQLLQANAERNRSYTAVLHLGSNRVVQLSSPDLRTVNVGGKGDAKFAVAADDRPYLQHISWDQGYYDIYIVNVEDGSRRKALEQWAVVPSTSPSGRFAMVYDEVKRTWSSLELATGKITDLSSAIPYAIHDEEDDHPANPGSYGLSGWTDGDKRVLINDRFDIWACDPTGAAKPTCVTDGVGRAFRISFRPVVMDRERDTLDPAAPLFLLGMNEDTKATGFFRDRVEGVGSPERLLYEDAILTFTTKAEQSDRIVYTRQTFTEYPDLWLATTHFQGGKKVSEANPQQSEYNWGASELVRWVSGEGVPLSGVLVKPENFDPAKKYPMIVYFYERLSDQLHRHRVPAPSASTINPTVYASNGYLVFMPDIPYEIGFPGESSEQAIIPGVLSLIDRGFVDRQRIGIQGQSWGGYQVAFLVTRTNLFRAACAGAPVSNMFSAYGGIRWGSGLVRAMQYEKGQSRIGATIWDKPLLYIENSPVFWADRVNTPLLMMHNDKDGAVPWYQGIEYFTALRRLQKPVWLVVYNNEDHNLTRRPNQKDWAVRMQQFFDHYLKDAPAPKWMTEGVPAVEKGRTLGLEMPGAGKPGG